The Vulcanimicrobium alpinum sequence TTCGTTGATCTCTTTGAAGCGGTTCTCCGCGGCTGCCTTGTCCGCGGCGACGTCGGGATGGTACGTGCGCGCGAGCCGACGATACGCACGTTTGATCGTGTTCTCGTCGGCGTCGCGCGCGACGCCGAGGACTTCGTAATAATCCGTCGCCACGTTATCGGATTTCGACGTCGTTGAGGTGATCGCCCAGCGAGCGGGCCGTCCCGGACGCGAGCGCCATCAAGCGCGCATACGGCATGCGGCGCGGCCCGAGGATCGCGAGCACGCCGACGCCGCGGTCGCCGAAGCGGTACGGGACCGTGACGACGCTGCACTCCGAGAGCTCGTCGGGCCCGAGTTCGTGCCCGATGCGCACGTGCGGCGTCGGCTGCGCCGCCGGCGCCTCGTGGGTGAGCTCGTCGGCGATCAGATCGTACAGCGTACGCTGCTCCTCGACGATGCGCAGGATCGCGCGCAGCTTGCGCAGGTCGTGAAACTCGGGCTGATCGAGCAGGTTCTGCGCGCCGGAAGCAGCGAGATCGGGCTCTTCGGTCTGGCGCGCCTGCGCGAACGCCATCCGCACCGCATCGCGAATCTCCGTCGGCGCGCTCAGCTCGCTGCAGATCGTGTCGAGCTGCGCGACCGTCACGTCTTCCATGATCCGGCCGCCGAGCCGTGAATTCAGCGCGTTCGAGAGCCGCGTCAGATCGTCGGCGGCGACGTCGGACGTCCATTCGACGACCCGCTGCGCGGCGACGCCGCCCGAGGTCACGACGACGACCATG is a genomic window containing:
- the hrcA gene encoding heat-inducible transcriptional repressor HrcA, with translation MIDKPELDKRKSFILATVVYEYINTAEPVGSVTLTQKYNLGVSSATIRNELAELEAGGYLVQPHTSAGRIPSDAGYRTYVDRLMQPEVLTKDDTRRIRDQFREASNELADVIEQTTRLLSGLSGNLAIAVAPSRDTHAFKHVQLLWLSARTSMVVVVTSGGVAAQRVVEWTSDVAADDLTRLSNALNSRLGGRIMEDVTVAQLDTICSELSAPTEIRDAVRMAFAQARQTEEPDLAASGAQNLLDQPEFHDLRKLRAILRIVEEQRTLYDLIADELTHEAPAAQPTPHVRIGHELGPDELSECSVVTVPYRFGDRGVGVLAILGPRRMPYARLMALASGTARSLGDHLNDVEIR